A window of Cellulomonas sp. SLBN-39 genomic DNA:
CGACGCGCTCACGACCGTGCCCGACCTGGACGGCTTCTTCACCGCCTGGGGGTACACCGGGCGGCACGACCGGGACGCCGCCGAGCTGGCGCAGGTGCGCGCCGCGCGCGACCGCGTGTCCGCGCTGTGGGACGTCGACCGCGACACGGGCGCGCAGGTGGTCAACGCGATCCTGCGAGAGGCCGACGCGGTGCCGTTCCTCGTGCGGCACGACCACATGGACTGGCACCTGCACGCGACCGTCGCGGACGCGGAGCTGGCCACCGTGGTCCTCGTCGAGACGGCCATGGCAGCGGCCGACCTCGTGCGCTCGG
This region includes:
- a CDS encoding CGNR zinc finger domain-containing protein, producing MVFAHDTEANLRAAADLVNTARRRDGRDALTTVPDLDGFFTAWGYTGRHDRDAAELAQVRAARDRVSALWDVDRDTGAQVVNAILREADAVPFLVRHDHMDWHLHATVADAELATVVLVETAMAAADLVRSDAWDRLRTCAADDCAAVLVDLSRNGSRRFCDVNGCGNRAHVAAYRARRARATAGSA